From the Arctopsyche grandis isolate Sample6627 unplaced genomic scaffold, ASM5162203v2 HiC_scaffold_17, whole genome shotgun sequence genome, one window contains:
- the LOC143921875 gene encoding uncharacterized protein LOC143921875 — protein sequence MILVDHHRPIEELAHFEIDTIIDHHTLGEAALHAKRIYVDTDAGSCCTLLNTNRFRKVTSHFDKGEYKKLKKIAKLRTRDIKKIVKKIKKVRRNDKDLETDIILMKDYKGFKKDGHIFGYATVKYPFEKWVDREAEKAKVPNDKKAGLVLESQFSFFRREAGLDFLLVNLKMGPRRFLACVNCPFEKQLAAAQNFIPVNYKGLHFYELPVEKTRKILTPVIKKMLKKLELDEKKDNKYFA from the exons ATGATTCTAGTAGATCATCACAGGCCAATTGAAGAATTGGCACACTTTGAAATTGACACCATCATTGATCATCATACTTTAGGTGAGGCAGCATTGCATGCCAAAAGAATTTATGTTGATACTGATGCAGGATCTTGTTGTACTTTACTTA ACACTAATAGATTTAGAAAAGTGACATCTCATTTTGACAAAggtgaatataaaaaattaaaaaaaattgcaaaacttAGAACAAGAGATATAAAGAAGATTgtaaaaaagattaaaaaagtAAGGAGAAATGATAAGGATTTAGAAacagatattattttaatgaaagatTACAAAGGATTTAAAAAAGATGGTCATATTTTTGGTTATGCAACAGTGAAATATCCATTTGAAAAGTGGGTTGATCGAGAGGCGGAAAAAGCCAAGGTGCCCAATGATAAAAAGGCGGGTTTAGTGCTTGAATCTCAGTTTAGTTTTTTTAGGCGTGAGGCCGGTTTAGATTTCTTATTGGTAAATTTGAAAATGGGACCAAGAAGATTTTTAGCTTGTGTGAATTGCCCATTTGAGAAGCAACTGGCTGCAGCTCAAAACTTTATTCCTGTGAACTACAAAGGGTTGCATTTCTATGAATTGCCTGTGGAAAAAACAAGAAAGATTCTTACaccagttattaaaaaaatgttaaagaaATTAGAACTTGACGAAAAAAaggataataaatattttgcctaa